One Denticeps clupeoides chromosome 10, fDenClu1.1, whole genome shotgun sequence genomic window carries:
- the LOC114798286 gene encoding cAMP-dependent protein kinase inhibitor gamma-like, whose translation MMDVEEASYSDFINCDRTGRRNAVPDITGDASAVGASDLAKDMSQMDLKSTESDPSTSPPPEGEASGSQTQGNEGPS comes from the exons ATGATGGATGTAGAGGAGGCGTCATACTCTGACTTCATTAACTGTGACCGCACAGGCCGTAGGAATGCTGTTCCTGACATCACTGGAGATGCTTCAGCGGTGGGAGCAAGCGATCTGGCCAAAGACATGTCACAGATGGACCTTAAATCAAcag AATCCGACCCTTCAACGTCGCCGCCCCCTGAGGGAGAAGCTTCTGGAAGCCAGACACAGGGGAATGAGGGACCCTCCTAA